One Streptococcus sp. S1 DNA window includes the following coding sequences:
- a CDS encoding glycoside hydrolase family 13 protein has translation MELTAIYHRPESEYAYLYKDGQLHIRIRTKKEDIKRIVLHYGDPFIFAEDLYEASKKMDKVTTDDLFDYWQVSVSVGYARIQYLFELEDTKGQKVLYGDRGVVAYNKENLDFVMNGFKLPFIHEIDGCAVPDWVAQTVWYQIFPERFANGNPALSPEGVRPWDASIASQILDFFGGDLQGIIDHLDYLQELGITGLYLCPIFESPSNHKYDTIDYFEIDRHFGDKETFRQLVKEAHARGMKIMLDAVFNHIGYDSPQWQDVVKYGEDSIYKDWFHIKEFPVSSENLWNSRNLSYHAFAFAGYMPKLNTANPEVKDYLLKVATYWIEEFDIDAWRLDVANEIDHQFWRDFRKAVLVKKPDLYILGEIWHSSQPWLNGDEFHAVMNYPLSESIKDYFLRGHKETQRFIWEINSQSMYYRQQISEVMFNLLDSHDTERILTTAKGDLQSVKSALAFLYLQRGTPCIYYGTELALIGGPDPDCRRVMPWERVSADNDMLNFMKDLIQVRKEVAGMIQYGKGSLEEVEPDVVAVEWQHEGNMLKAYFNHSKKDFVLERGQADLISLGSISDNRLIIQPNGFVIYREDK, from the coding sequence ATGGAATTAACAGCTATTTATCACAGGCCTGAATCGGAGTATGCCTATCTTTATAAGGACGGTCAGCTCCACATTCGCATCCGGACCAAGAAAGAAGATATCAAACGGATTGTCTTACACTATGGGGATCCTTTTATTTTTGCAGAGGATCTATATGAGGCGTCCAAGAAAATGGACAAGGTGACAACAGACGACCTATTTGATTACTGGCAAGTGTCGGTATCTGTTGGCTATGCTCGGATCCAGTACCTCTTTGAATTAGAAGATACAAAAGGACAGAAGGTCTTATATGGAGATCGAGGTGTGGTAGCCTATAATAAGGAGAACCTGGATTTCGTCATGAACGGCTTTAAGCTTCCTTTTATCCATGAGATTGATGGTTGTGCTGTTCCAGATTGGGTGGCGCAGACGGTTTGGTACCAAATTTTCCCAGAACGCTTTGCCAATGGGAATCCAGCCCTTTCTCCGGAAGGCGTTCGCCCTTGGGATGCATCAATTGCTTCTCAAATATTGGATTTCTTTGGTGGGGATTTACAAGGGATTATTGATCACCTAGATTACTTGCAGGAGTTAGGGATTACAGGGCTCTACCTTTGTCCAATTTTTGAATCTCCGAGCAATCACAAGTACGACACCATTGACTATTTTGAAATTGATCGGCATTTTGGTGATAAGGAGACCTTCCGCCAGCTAGTGAAAGAGGCCCATGCGCGTGGGATGAAGATCATGCTGGATGCTGTCTTCAACCATATTGGCTATGATTCACCCCAATGGCAGGATGTGGTCAAATACGGGGAGGATTCGATTTACAAGGACTGGTTCCATATTAAAGAGTTCCCTGTCTCCTCAGAAAATCTGTGGAATAGTCGCAACTTGTCTTACCATGCTTTTGCCTTTGCAGGCTATATGCCTAAGCTCAATACGGCTAATCCAGAGGTGAAAGACTATCTCTTGAAGGTGGCGACATACTGGATTGAAGAGTTTGATATCGATGCTTGGCGTTTGGATGTGGCGAATGAAATCGACCATCAATTTTGGCGAGATTTCCGTAAGGCGGTCTTGGTCAAGAAACCGGACCTCTATATCCTCGGAGAAATCTGGCATTCGTCCCAACCTTGGCTCAATGGCGATGAGTTCCATGCGGTTATGAATTACCCGCTCTCTGAAAGTATCAAGGATTATTTCCTGCGAGGGCATAAGGAGACCCAGCGCTTCATTTGGGAAATCAATAGCCAGTCTATGTATTACAGGCAGCAGATCTCTGAGGTTATGTTTAATCTCTTGGACTCGCATGATACCGAGCGCATCCTGACGACGGCCAAAGGTGATCTCCAGTCCGTCAAATCCGCTCTCGCCTTCCTTTATCTGCAACGGGGTACGCCCTGTATCTATTATGGAACGGAGCTAGCCCTTATTGGTGGTCCAGACCCAGATTGCCGCCGTGTCATGCCTTGGGAGCGCGTGTCAGCAGACAATGACATGTTGAACTTTATGAAGGACTTGATCCAAGTACGAAAAGAAGTAGCGGGCATGATTCAGTATGGTAAGGGTAGCTTGGAAGAGGTTGAACCGGATGTGGTAGCAGTAGAATGGCAGCATGAAGGTAACATGCTCAAAGCCTACTTTAACCACTCCAAGAAAGATTTTGTCTTAGAAAGAGGACAGGCAGATCTGATCAGTCTTGGGAGTATTTCCGATAATCGATTGATCATTCAGCCAAATGGCTTTGTTATTTATAGAGAAGAT
- a CDS encoding Fic/DOC family protein: MVRKIYDGYDYIDPDNLYTYPHSSVLINKFNEKNDNKARELEYRLVASQSLKLFINPIEVNTVSDILKIHKFLFEGMYTWAGQYRQVNISKSGNAFMPVQSFDMAEKFLNTLLSNYLLNANNKIEICKSLAEILDNLNYFHPFREGNGRTQREVIRSLALMKGYECEISIGLDDDIYHLYMDGTVYGDTSKLEQLFNKLLTEI, translated from the coding sequence ATGGTCAGAAAAATATATGATGGGTATGATTATATAGACCCTGATAATTTATACACCTATCCCCATTCATCTGTTCTCATAAATAAATTTAATGAGAAAAATGATAATAAAGCACGAGAATTAGAATATCGTTTAGTAGCAAGCCAAAGTTTAAAACTGTTTATTAATCCAATTGAAGTAAATACTGTTTCAGATATTTTAAAGATTCATAAGTTTCTTTTTGAAGGAATGTATACTTGGGCAGGTCAATACCGTCAAGTAAATATCTCTAAAAGTGGAAATGCTTTTATGCCAGTTCAGTCTTTTGATATGGCAGAAAAATTTTTAAATACTTTGCTTTCAAACTATTTACTTAACGCAAATAATAAAATTGAGATTTGTAAAAGTTTAGCTGAGATATTAGATAATCTAAATTATTTTCACCCATTTCGAGAAGGAAATGGTCGTACTCAACGAGAAGTTATCCGTTCTTTAGCTTTGATGAAAGGTTATGAATGTGAAATTTCAATTGGTTTAGATGATGATATCTATCACTTATATATGGATGGAACAGTTTATGGAGATACTAGTAAGCTCGAACAACTGTTCAATAAACTATTAACAGAAATATAG